In the Populus trichocarpa isolate Nisqually-1 chromosome 1, P.trichocarpa_v4.1, whole genome shotgun sequence genome, one interval contains:
- the LOC7482805 gene encoding pyruvate dehydrogenase E1 component subunit beta-1, mitochondrial isoform X1, with translation MLGIIRQKVNAGGSPPILAFGQRIRPAVSAWRGYSSAAKEMTVREALNSALDEEMSADPKVFLMGEEVGEYQGAYKISKGLLDKYGPERVLDTPITEAGFTGIGVGAAYHGLKPVIEFMTFNFSMQAIDHIINSAAKSNYMSAGQISVPIVFRGPNGAAAGVGAQHSHCYAAWYASCPGLKVLAPYSSEDARGLLKAAIRDPDPVVFLENELLYGETFPVSAEVLDSSFCLPIGKAKIEKEGKDVTITAFSKMVGYALKAAEILAKEGISAEVINLRSIRPLDRNTINASVRKTNRLVTVEEGFPQHGVGAEICASVVEESFGYLDAPVERIAGADVPMPYAANLERLAVPQVEDIVRAAKRACYRSV, from the exons atGTTGGGGATTATAAGGCAAAAGGTGAATGCCGGAGGTTCTCCTcctattttg GCTTTTGGGCAGAGGATTCGCCCCGCGGTATCGGCATGGAGAGGTTATTCATCTGCAGCAAAAGAG ATGACAGTTAGAGAAGCGCTAAACTCTGCACTTGATGAGGAAATGTCTGCTGATCCTAAGGTTTTTTTGATGGGGGAAGAG GTTGGTGAATATCAGGGTGCATATAAG ATATCCAAAGGGCTTTTGGACAAGTATGGTCCTGAGAGAGTTCTTGATACACCAATCACAGag GCTGGTTTTACTGGCATTGGAGTTGGCGCTGCTTACCATGGTCTTAAGCCTGTTATTGAGTTTATGACATTCAACTTCTCTATGCAG GCAATTGACCACATCATTAATTCGGCTGCAAAATCAAACTATATGTCTGCTGGGCAGATATCAGTGCCCATAGTTTTCAGAGGGCCCAATGGTGCTGCCGCTGGAGTTGGTGCCCAACACTCTCAT TGTTATGCTGCATGGTATGCTTCCTGCCCTGGTTTGAAAGTACTGGCTCCTTACTCATCTGAAGATGCTCGTGGTCTGCTAAAGGCTGCCATAAGGGACCCTGATCCTgttgttttccttgaaaatgAGTTATT ATATGGTGAGACATTCCCTGTTTCTGCTGAAGTACTCGACTCCAGTTTTTGCCTTCCAATAGGGAAAGCCAAG ATTGAGAAAGAAGGGAAGGATGTGACCATTACTGCCTTTTCAAAAATGGTTGGCTATGCTCTCAAG GCTGCTGAGATACTTGCAAAGGAAGGAATCAGTGCTGAG GTGATAAATTTGCGATCAATTAGGCCACTAGATAGAAACACAATCAATGCTTCAGTCAGGAAAACTAACAGACTGGTGACAGTTGAAGAAGGATTTCCTCAGCATGGTGTTGGTGCTGAAATCTG TGCATCTGttgttgaagagagctttggtTATCTTGACGCCCCAGTTGAGAGAATTGCTGGAGCTGATGTTCCCATGCCTTATGCTGCTAATCTAGAGAGATTGGCTGTGCCACAG GTTGAGGATATTGTTCGTGCAGCAAAGAGAGCTTGCTACAGATCTGTGTAA
- the LOC7482805 gene encoding pyruvate dehydrogenase E1 component subunit beta-1, mitochondrial isoform X2, with protein sequence MLGIIRQKAFGQRIRPAVSAWRGYSSAAKEMTVREALNSALDEEMSADPKVFLMGEEVGEYQGAYKISKGLLDKYGPERVLDTPITEAGFTGIGVGAAYHGLKPVIEFMTFNFSMQAIDHIINSAAKSNYMSAGQISVPIVFRGPNGAAAGVGAQHSHCYAAWYASCPGLKVLAPYSSEDARGLLKAAIRDPDPVVFLENELLYGETFPVSAEVLDSSFCLPIGKAKIEKEGKDVTITAFSKMVGYALKAAEILAKEGISAEVINLRSIRPLDRNTINASVRKTNRLVTVEEGFPQHGVGAEICASVVEESFGYLDAPVERIAGADVPMPYAANLERLAVPQVEDIVRAAKRACYRSV encoded by the exons atGTTGGGGATTATAAGGCAAAAG GCTTTTGGGCAGAGGATTCGCCCCGCGGTATCGGCATGGAGAGGTTATTCATCTGCAGCAAAAGAG ATGACAGTTAGAGAAGCGCTAAACTCTGCACTTGATGAGGAAATGTCTGCTGATCCTAAGGTTTTTTTGATGGGGGAAGAG GTTGGTGAATATCAGGGTGCATATAAG ATATCCAAAGGGCTTTTGGACAAGTATGGTCCTGAGAGAGTTCTTGATACACCAATCACAGag GCTGGTTTTACTGGCATTGGAGTTGGCGCTGCTTACCATGGTCTTAAGCCTGTTATTGAGTTTATGACATTCAACTTCTCTATGCAG GCAATTGACCACATCATTAATTCGGCTGCAAAATCAAACTATATGTCTGCTGGGCAGATATCAGTGCCCATAGTTTTCAGAGGGCCCAATGGTGCTGCCGCTGGAGTTGGTGCCCAACACTCTCAT TGTTATGCTGCATGGTATGCTTCCTGCCCTGGTTTGAAAGTACTGGCTCCTTACTCATCTGAAGATGCTCGTGGTCTGCTAAAGGCTGCCATAAGGGACCCTGATCCTgttgttttccttgaaaatgAGTTATT ATATGGTGAGACATTCCCTGTTTCTGCTGAAGTACTCGACTCCAGTTTTTGCCTTCCAATAGGGAAAGCCAAG ATTGAGAAAGAAGGGAAGGATGTGACCATTACTGCCTTTTCAAAAATGGTTGGCTATGCTCTCAAG GCTGCTGAGATACTTGCAAAGGAAGGAATCAGTGCTGAG GTGATAAATTTGCGATCAATTAGGCCACTAGATAGAAACACAATCAATGCTTCAGTCAGGAAAACTAACAGACTGGTGACAGTTGAAGAAGGATTTCCTCAGCATGGTGTTGGTGCTGAAATCTG TGCATCTGttgttgaagagagctttggtTATCTTGACGCCCCAGTTGAGAGAATTGCTGGAGCTGATGTTCCCATGCCTTATGCTGCTAATCTAGAGAGATTGGCTGTGCCACAG GTTGAGGATATTGTTCGTGCAGCAAAGAGAGCTTGCTACAGATCTGTGTAA